A region of Candidatus Dormiibacterota bacterium DNA encodes the following proteins:
- a CDS encoding helix-turn-helix domain-containing protein — translation MTPVEVVEFAEGLARIAASGGGAKALATYVAQRLPVGVLVEDAEWRHVATAGEATIPSSARDLFDHETGDGQSAPRAHRNGDRGSTLPIVAGSNHLGWLSVFPTKRAAPEDLALTMRLAAAAIAVELARDADGGRGRRRTYWERLIAGTYPDATTARDDAIARGIAPAPSYIAIAIETEPSDEAHAPSHAADVRSIVAQTFHAGQTDLGILDRGGALLVLAPVAREVDAENARTAATLLPKTVGKRLAGLRISGGVGTAEPLLNTNESVARAEAALQIARRLYGSGHIGLYESLGAYPLLLEGASVDRLRPFAERVLAPLRAYDDKHQTELERTLQLYFETGENVKTAAAHLNVHRHTVFYRLRQIGDIAGCSLESPHDQLTLRLAIAIDALHTI, via the coding sequence ATGACTCCTGTGGAGGTCGTCGAGTTTGCCGAAGGACTGGCGCGCATCGCCGCCTCGGGCGGCGGTGCCAAGGCGCTCGCGACCTACGTCGCGCAGCGCTTACCGGTCGGCGTCCTCGTGGAAGACGCAGAGTGGCGCCACGTTGCTACTGCCGGCGAGGCGACCATACCGTCGTCGGCCCGCGATCTCTTCGATCACGAAACCGGCGACGGCCAAAGCGCGCCGCGCGCTCACCGCAACGGCGACCGTGGGAGCACGCTCCCAATCGTTGCCGGATCGAATCATCTGGGCTGGCTCTCCGTGTTTCCGACGAAGCGCGCCGCGCCGGAGGATTTAGCCCTAACGATGCGCTTGGCCGCGGCGGCGATCGCCGTGGAGTTGGCTCGCGATGCCGACGGAGGGCGCGGGCGCCGGCGCACCTATTGGGAACGGCTCATCGCCGGGACCTATCCCGACGCCACGACCGCGCGGGACGATGCGATCGCGCGCGGGATCGCACCCGCTCCCTCGTACATCGCGATCGCGATCGAGACCGAACCGAGCGATGAGGCACACGCGCCGTCACATGCGGCCGACGTGCGAAGCATCGTCGCCCAAACCTTTCATGCCGGCCAGACGGATCTCGGGATCCTCGACCGCGGGGGAGCGCTCTTGGTGTTGGCTCCGGTAGCGCGCGAAGTGGATGCCGAAAACGCGCGGACCGCCGCGACGCTGCTGCCGAAGACGGTCGGCAAACGCCTTGCAGGGCTGCGCATCAGCGGCGGCGTCGGGACGGCGGAGCCGTTGCTGAACACGAACGAAAGCGTCGCGCGAGCCGAAGCCGCGCTGCAAATCGCGCGCAGGCTCTACGGCAGCGGCCATATCGGGCTCTACGAAAGTCTTGGGGCGTACCCGTTGCTCCTGGAAGGCGCGAGCGTCGATCGTTTGCGGCCCTTTGCCGAGCGCGTGTTGGCACCGCTCCGCGCGTATGACGATAAACACCAAACCGAACTGGAGCGAACGTTGCAACTCTACTTCGAAACCGGCGAGAACGTCAAAACCGCCGCCGCTCATCTCAACGTCCACCGTCACACCGTTTTTTACCGGCTACGGCAAATCGGCGACATCGCCGGATGCTCGCTGGAGAGCCCGCACGACCAACTCACCCTTCGTCTAGCGATTGCGATCGATGCACTCCACACCATCTGA
- a CDS encoding Nramp family divalent metal transporter, which produces MKQPTNTSALGMRWRANLRTVLMFFSIVGPGIITANADNDVGGITTYGLAGAQFGYSLLWLLIPVTLALIVTQEMCARMGAVTGKGLADLIRENFGVKVTFWVLLLFVFGDLGNTAAEFAGIATASPIFQTYVPLLSKFLLVPLAAALVFFTITRGNYKVVERVFFAFCIVYLAYVVSGFLVHPNWPDVLHQTIVPHFTPSSAYLLMAIGVIGTTISPWMQFYIQSAIVDKGVTKSDYKYSRVDVVVGSVITDIIAFFIIVSSAATIYVHNLHAVHPLAINDAGDIAAALAPLAGKFASLLFAIGLLNAAIFTASILPLSTAYYVCEAFGFERGVDHSFKQAPIFYSFYLALIVIGAGTVLIPGSPLLAIIFYSQVLNGALLPIVLVLMLLLINNKRLMGTWTNGIFFNIVAWATVIIVGLLTIVSTVQTIFPALGGS; this is translated from the coding sequence ATGAAGCAACCGACGAACACCTCCGCGCTTGGAATGCGGTGGCGCGCGAACCTGCGCACCGTGCTGATGTTTTTTTCCATCGTCGGCCCCGGCATCATCACCGCCAACGCCGACAACGACGTCGGCGGCATCACCACCTACGGCCTAGCCGGCGCTCAATTCGGCTACTCCTTGCTGTGGCTGCTGATCCCCGTCACGCTCGCGCTGATCGTCACCCAGGAAATGTGCGCCCGCATGGGCGCAGTCACCGGCAAGGGCCTCGCCGATCTCATCCGCGAGAACTTCGGCGTCAAGGTCACCTTCTGGGTGCTGCTGCTGTTCGTCTTCGGCGATCTCGGAAATACCGCCGCGGAGTTCGCCGGTATCGCTACGGCCTCGCCGATCTTTCAAACGTACGTCCCGCTACTCTCGAAGTTTCTCTTGGTGCCGTTGGCCGCCGCATTAGTCTTTTTCACCATCACGCGTGGGAACTATAAAGTCGTCGAGCGCGTCTTCTTTGCCTTTTGTATCGTCTACCTCGCGTACGTCGTCAGCGGATTTCTCGTCCATCCCAACTGGCCCGACGTCTTACATCAGACGATCGTCCCGCACTTCACGCCATCGAGCGCCTACCTCCTCATGGCCATCGGCGTCATCGGCACCACCATCTCGCCGTGGATGCAATTCTACATCCAATCAGCCATCGTCGATAAAGGCGTGACGAAGTCCGATTATAAGTACTCCCGAGTCGATGTCGTCGTGGGCTCGGTGATTACCGACATCATCGCTTTCTTCATCATCGTCTCGAGCGCAGCAACGATCTACGTCCACAATCTCCACGCGGTACATCCTCTGGCTATCAACGACGCCGGCGATATCGCCGCAGCCCTCGCGCCGCTCGCGGGCAAGTTCGCCTCGCTCCTCTTCGCAATCGGCCTGCTGAACGCGGCGATTTTCACCGCATCGATTCTGCCGCTCTCGACGGCCTATTACGTCTGCGAAGCCTTCGGTTTCGAACGCGGCGTCGACCACAGCTTCAAACAAGCCCCGATCTTCTACAGCTTCTATCTCGCGCTCATCGTGATCGGAGCGGGAACGGTCCTCATCCCCGGCTCGCCGCTGCTCGCAATCATCTTTTACTCACAGGTCCTCAACGGGGCGTTGCTGCCAATCGTTCTCGTGCTTATGTTACTGCTGATCAATAACAAACGTTTGATGGGCACCTGGACGAACGGCATCTTCTTCAACATCGTCGCCTGGGCGACGGTTATTATCGTCGGATTACTCACGATCGTCTCGACAGTACAAACGATTTTCCCCGCGCTCGGCGGAAGCTAA
- a CDS encoding glutamine synthetase family protein produces the protein MHSTPSEPRRPATKRDALKLAKERNVRFIRLVFADIFGVSKNVSIPFAELEAAFEGRVTFDGGSIDGFVRGEELDMVLRPDPATFALYPWTSAEGAEARLICDIAMPDGSPFEGCPRTTLRRTLESARAHLPNLRIGSEIEFYLFDRTQSAFGSTQTSDVGSYFDFSANDPGEHARNAMVAALQSMGVPIASAHHEHGAGQHEIDIAIDDALAAADHILTLRTVAKQLAGSCGLEATFMPKPLEESAGSGLHVQFDLGEDADEERMLYAIGGLLAHAQASTAICNATVNSYKRLVAAWDAPIYTVWSERSANALVRVPPASRPRAIEMRSPDPACNPYLALAVLVGAAADGVANATLPGAALTGSTYDLGARERRERGIGTLPKSLRQAIVELDADPIVRSTLGDHLYHAFRDAKLAEYEQYRRAVHPWEHRAYLRLY, from the coding sequence ATGCACTCCACACCATCTGAACCACGGCGCCCCGCCACCAAGCGCGACGCGCTCAAACTCGCCAAAGAGCGCAACGTGCGCTTTATCCGTCTGGTTTTCGCCGATATCTTCGGCGTCTCCAAGAACGTCTCGATTCCGTTCGCGGAACTGGAGGCGGCGTTCGAAGGACGCGTGACGTTCGACGGAGGATCGATCGACGGTTTCGTCCGCGGCGAAGAGCTCGACATGGTGCTGCGCCCCGACCCCGCAACGTTCGCGCTCTATCCATGGACGAGCGCGGAGGGCGCGGAAGCGCGGCTCATCTGCGACATCGCGATGCCCGATGGGTCGCCGTTCGAAGGATGTCCGCGCACGACGCTGCGCCGCACGCTCGAATCCGCGCGCGCGCATCTACCAAATCTGCGGATCGGCTCCGAGATCGAATTCTATCTCTTCGACCGCACGCAGAGCGCGTTCGGATCGACCCAAACCTCGGACGTGGGATCGTACTTCGATTTCTCCGCCAACGACCCGGGCGAACACGCGCGCAACGCGATGGTGGCGGCGCTCCAATCGATGGGCGTGCCGATCGCTTCGGCGCATCACGAGCACGGAGCCGGCCAGCACGAAATCGATATCGCGATCGACGACGCGCTAGCGGCTGCCGATCACATTCTCACGCTGCGCACGGTTGCAAAACAACTCGCGGGGAGTTGCGGCTTGGAAGCCACCTTCATGCCCAAACCGCTGGAGGAAAGCGCCGGAAGCGGCCTGCACGTGCAATTCGATCTCGGCGAAGATGCCGATGAAGAGCGCATGCTCTACGCGATCGGCGGCTTGCTGGCGCACGCCCAGGCGAGTACGGCGATCTGCAATGCGACGGTTAATTCCTACAAACGGCTGGTGGCCGCGTGGGACGCGCCGATTTATACGGTCTGGTCGGAGCGCAGCGCCAACGCGCTGGTACGCGTGCCGCCCGCGTCGCGACCGCGTGCGATCGAGATGCGCAGCCCCGATCCCGCCTGTAATCCCTATCTAGCACTAGCGGTCCTCGTCGGCGCCGCAGCCGACGGCGTCGCCAACGCCACGCTTCCGGGCGCGGCGCTCACCGGATCCACCTACGATTTAGGTGCGCGCGAACGGCGCGAACGCGGGATCGGCACGTTGCCGAAATCGCTGCGCCAAGCGATCGTCGAGCTCGATGCGGACCCGATCGTGCGTTCGACGCTCGGCGACCATCTCTACCACGCATTTCGCGACGCAAAGCTCGCGGAGTACGAGCAATACCGGCGCGCCGTGCATCCGTGGGAGCACCGCGCGTACCTACGCCTCTACTGA
- a CDS encoding CBS domain-containing protein → MSFQEGFISELVGRKATIDDLPIGRVADFLVSQPDAVFPHIDGLVIKTSQGPRYAPMESVIDVDADGCVALRLAPKEPAPPDVDSLYLVADLLDKQIVDVDGRKVVRINDIEVANAGGALRVVAADVGVAGLLRRLGLKAFGKRFTPGIYRSVPRSMIAWDSVAPIRDANPSQVNLSVKESKLARLHPSELAEIISDLSKREAAAVVSQLDDETAADAFEHLDAETQRSLIEDIGTERAADIIEEMDSDDAADLLAELPKEQQSLLLAEMSDYTADELRELVKYAEDSAGGLMTTDYVWIYPHRTTEATIRKIREIAPKSEFIYYLYVVDKDDTLLGVLSLRALLLALPTAFIERIMNTDLISVHPNMHADDVAATIAKYDLLAVPVTDPNGKMLGIVTVDDAIDQLMPDDAIKRLPRITRHRAAHNHEHNGSQQ, encoded by the coding sequence ATGTCGTTTCAAGAGGGATTCATCTCCGAACTCGTGGGGCGAAAGGCGACGATCGACGATCTGCCGATCGGCCGGGTCGCCGATTTTCTCGTCAGCCAGCCCGACGCAGTTTTTCCGCATATCGACGGCTTAGTCATCAAGACATCCCAGGGCCCCCGCTACGCGCCGATGGAGAGCGTCATCGATGTCGACGCCGACGGCTGCGTTGCCCTGCGTTTAGCGCCCAAAGAGCCGGCCCCACCCGACGTCGACTCGCTCTATCTGGTAGCCGACCTCCTGGACAAGCAGATCGTCGACGTCGATGGCCGTAAGGTCGTGCGCATCAACGATATCGAGGTGGCGAACGCCGGCGGCGCGCTCCGCGTGGTTGCCGCCGACGTCGGCGTCGCCGGGCTGCTCCGGCGCTTGGGGCTCAAGGCTTTCGGCAAGCGCTTCACGCCGGGAATCTACCGTTCGGTCCCGCGTTCGATGATCGCGTGGGATTCTGTCGCGCCCATTCGCGACGCCAACCCCTCGCAAGTCAATCTTTCGGTGAAAGAGAGCAAGCTCGCACGGCTGCACCCCTCCGAACTCGCCGAGATCATCAGCGATCTCTCCAAGCGCGAAGCCGCCGCCGTCGTAAGCCAGCTCGATGACGAGACCGCCGCCGACGCCTTCGAACATCTCGACGCCGAAACGCAGCGCTCCCTGATCGAAGACATCGGCACCGAACGCGCCGCCGACATCATCGAGGAGATGGATTCCGACGATGCGGCCGATTTGCTCGCCGAACTCCCGAAGGAGCAGCAGAGCCTCTTGCTCGCGGAGATGAGCGACTACACCGCGGACGAACTGCGCGAACTCGTCAAATACGCCGAAGACTCCGCCGGCGGTTTGATGACGACCGATTACGTGTGGATCTACCCGCATCGCACGACCGAAGCGACGATCCGCAAGATCCGCGAAATCGCGCCGAAATCGGAATTCATCTACTATCTCTACGTCGTGGATAAAGACGACACGCTACTGGGCGTGCTGAGCTTGCGCGCGCTCCTGCTCGCGCTACCTACGGCATTCATCGAGCGCATCATGAATACCGACCTCATCTCCGTGCACCCCAATATGCACGCCGACGACGTTGCCGCCACCATCGCCAAATACGATCTTCTCGCGGTCCCGGTCACCGATCCCAACGGGAAAATGCTCGGAATCGTCACCGTCGACGATGCCATCGATCAACTGATGCCCGACGACGCCATCAAGCGTCTACCACGCATCACACGCCATCGCGCGGCGCATAACCACGAGCACAACGGCTCTCAGCAATGA
- a CDS encoding flagellin gives MDVLGSSGLILRNLSLVQNNLGTDAHTLATGLRVNSAADDPSGYAIAQTIQSKINGLQQSVQSVQTANNLLDVVDGALSNVEMILQRIRSLIVESRSDINSLNDVQNIQTEIDQLLLEINKISQNTTFNGLSLLSGKYDTGQGISSVPYGATQVDNLILAPGGYAGTSTVVDSQLPGYGSGPGPLVVPGDGTPGSPGVPPVGSFTPALMIFQVLSYSANQIDPNTGINVGPGVLVQFTAYSKSPSMGAAPTFIDQEAVPINSGPITSSYATPGSYTSGGGAPGASLFNFTIANLTQADVGATIAFISTDGTPTNPSGQALSVNDGGQEGTIVPIDIPSVSTNALNISDISVLPTADVNLYNQIIGQNSSNVVPAGDAEIRVDAALQQVNAVRAVVGAQAVSLQEDGANDSVAALNLTTTVSNIRDANIGATVTDFTKQQILTQVGSKLLAQIEVSASGLTNLLIGSFGGGGASLKG, from the coding sequence ATGGATGTGCTGGGGAGCTCGGGATTGATTCTACGGAATCTCTCTCTGGTTCAAAATAATTTAGGTACGGACGCTCACACGCTAGCAACAGGCTTGCGTGTGAATTCTGCTGCCGATGACCCCAGCGGTTACGCGATCGCGCAAACGATCCAATCCAAGATCAACGGGCTGCAGCAGTCGGTGCAGAGCGTCCAGACGGCAAACAACTTGCTCGACGTCGTGGACGGCGCACTCAGCAACGTCGAAATGATCCTCCAGCGCATCCGATCGCTCATCGTTGAGTCGCGCAGCGATATCAACTCGCTGAACGATGTCCAAAACATCCAAACGGAAATCGATCAGCTGCTGCTCGAAATCAACAAGATTTCGCAGAACACCACGTTCAACGGCCTCTCACTGCTTAGCGGCAAATACGATACGGGCCAGGGAATTTCCAGCGTTCCGTACGGCGCGACGCAAGTGGACAATCTCATCCTCGCGCCGGGCGGTTATGCCGGCACGTCCACGGTCGTCGATTCGCAACTCCCCGGATACGGTTCGGGCCCCGGCCCGCTCGTTGTCCCGGGCGATGGGACCCCGGGGTCGCCGGGCGTTCCACCGGTCGGTTCGTTTACACCGGCTCTGATGATTTTTCAAGTTCTTAGCTACAGCGCCAACCAGATCGATCCGAACACCGGCATCAACGTTGGGCCCGGCGTGCTCGTGCAATTCACCGCGTACAGTAAATCGCCGTCGATGGGTGCCGCGCCGACCTTTATCGATCAAGAAGCCGTCCCGATCAATTCGGGCCCGATTACATCATCGTACGCCACGCCGGGCTCCTATACGAGCGGCGGCGGAGCTCCGGGCGCAAGCCTCTTCAACTTCACGATCGCGAATCTCACCCAAGCGGATGTGGGCGCGACGATCGCGTTCATCAGTACGGACGGTACGCCCACCAATCCGAGTGGCCAAGCGCTCAGCGTCAACGACGGCGGCCAAGAAGGTACGATCGTCCCGATCGACATTCCGTCGGTCAGCACGAACGCGCTCAACATCAGCGACATCTCCGTACTGCCGACCGCCGATGTGAACCTTTACAACCAAATCATCGGGCAGAATTCCAGCAACGTCGTCCCGGCCGGCGATGCGGAAATTCGCGTCGATGCCGCGCTGCAACAAGTCAACGCGGTGCGCGCGGTGGTCGGAGCGCAGGCGGTTTCGCTGCAAGAAGACGGCGCCAACGATTCGGTTGCCGCCCTCAACCTGACGACGACGGTCAGCAACATTCGCGACGCGAATATCGGCGCGACGGTCACCGATTTCACCAAGCAGCAAATCCTCACGCAGGTCGGTAGCAAGCTGCTCGCGCAGATCGAAGTCTCGGCCTCGGGGCTCACCAACCTCCTCATCGGATCCTTCGGCGGCGGCGGGGCAAGCCTCAAGGGTTGA
- a CDS encoding diguanylate cyclase — MDETKLREIAASLYADTPDAVVLYDRSGHVIDANEAAAILTGYPLSEFAGSEYRTHVARGDIDRVRLAFETALAGGSDHFETSARHKDGSIVPVECDVFPARLDGQVVGVFAQARDIIALRSAEESLGINQERFRSLFEYHPDGIMELKATGQISRINVSLESETGFFGEQIVGKPWIDLIAPEMRPAADEALRSAMRGEAVESDSLLLDRLGNRLDVQLKLVPLHARAAILGAYAIFKNVTPQRIAERAIATQNERIRRLYLVAASRDASTDEQIDAALRLGLELFGFDDAYVTQFEGDRVFIRNACGGRAISQGTRYPLGTSLSRHLAGGAELLWIPDMESEEWRNDPARTTAPWRSYLAVQLNLGDGVFGALVFAGRLARHEGIDRREREFIQLMALFVAAALERAGQNERIEQMAFTDALTGLPNRVLFNDRIVNTMATAKRYGRGFAVMYLDVDQFKAINDGFGHAIGDAALTVVAERLQRTLRESDTVARFGGDEFVILQPIVDGPSDAADLARKIHLALQDPVVIDGHAHLAHASIGIALYPSDAATIPDLMEEADRALYRAKHEGRNRWCFANAEAARRELKKASSRGE; from the coding sequence ATGGATGAAACAAAACTTCGCGAGATCGCAGCCTCGCTGTACGCCGATACCCCCGATGCGGTCGTCCTGTACGATCGTAGCGGCCACGTTATTGACGCCAACGAAGCCGCCGCGATCTTAACCGGGTACCCTCTCTCGGAGTTCGCTGGGTCCGAGTATCGCACCCACGTCGCGCGAGGCGATATCGACCGCGTGCGCCTGGCGTTCGAGACCGCCCTAGCCGGCGGAAGCGATCATTTCGAAACCAGCGCGCGCCACAAGGACGGCTCGATCGTCCCCGTGGAGTGCGACGTTTTTCCGGCGCGTCTCGACGGCCAGGTCGTCGGGGTCTTCGCGCAGGCGCGCGACATTATCGCGTTACGTTCCGCCGAGGAGTCGCTGGGCATCAATCAAGAGCGATTTCGATCGCTCTTCGAATATCACCCCGACGGCATCATGGAACTCAAGGCGACCGGCCAAATCTCGCGCATCAACGTTTCGCTCGAGAGCGAGACGGGTTTCTTCGGCGAGCAAATCGTCGGCAAGCCCTGGATCGATTTAATCGCTCCGGAGATGCGCCCCGCCGCCGACGAAGCGCTCCGTTCGGCGATGCGCGGCGAAGCCGTCGAATCCGACTCCCTCTTACTCGACCGGCTGGGCAACCGCCTGGACGTGCAACTCAAGCTCGTCCCGCTCCACGCGCGCGCCGCGATACTGGGCGCCTACGCGATCTTCAAAAACGTCACCCCGCAGCGCATAGCCGAACGGGCGATCGCGACGCAAAACGAGCGGATTCGGCGCCTCTATCTCGTCGCCGCGTCACGCGACGCGTCGACCGACGAGCAGATCGACGCGGCCCTTCGCCTTGGGCTGGAACTCTTCGGCTTCGACGACGCCTACGTTACGCAATTCGAAGGCGATCGGGTCTTCATTCGTAACGCGTGCGGCGGACGCGCGATTTCGCAAGGCACGCGCTATCCGCTCGGCACGTCGCTTTCGCGCCACCTTGCCGGCGGTGCCGAACTCCTGTGGATCCCGGATATGGAGAGCGAGGAGTGGCGGAACGACCCCGCGCGCACGACGGCTCCCTGGCGTTCCTACCTAGCCGTGCAACTCAATCTCGGCGACGGCGTCTTCGGTGCCCTGGTCTTTGCAGGGCGGCTTGCCCGCCACGAGGGTATCGATCGGCGCGAACGCGAGTTCATTCAACTGATGGCATTGTTCGTCGCGGCGGCGCTCGAACGCGCCGGGCAGAACGAACGCATCGAACAGATGGCCTTCACCGATGCATTGACGGGCCTTCCCAATCGGGTCCTCTTCAACGATCGCATCGTCAACACGATGGCGACTGCCAAGCGCTACGGCCGCGGATTTGCCGTGATGTACCTCGACGTCGATCAATTCAAAGCGATCAACGACGGATTCGGACACGCGATCGGCGATGCGGCCTTGACGGTCGTCGCCGAGCGCTTACAAAGGACGCTACGCGAGAGCGATACGGTCGCGCGATTCGGCGGCGACGAATTCGTGATTCTGCAGCCCATCGTCGATGGCCCCAGCGATGCAGCGGATCTCGCGCGCAAGATTCACTTGGCGTTACAGGATCCGGTCGTCATCGACGGCCACGCGCACCTCGCACACGCCTCGATCGGCATCGCGCTCTATCCCTCAGACGCCGCGACGATCCCCGATCTGATGGAAGAAGCCGATCGCGCTCTTTACCGCGCCAAGCACGAAGGCCGCAACCGCTGGTGCTTCGCGAACGCCGAAGCGGCACGCCGCGAATTAAAGAAAGCGTCCTCGCGCGGGGAGTGA